The following DNA comes from Chitinophaga nivalis.
CCTCTTCTTCCGGCGTAATTAAATCCACTTTCCCAATCTCCTGTAAATACTTTTCCAGGGACTGAGATTCCCTGTTGGTAATGGATTTAGTGATTTTAAGTTGGCGCATTGACATAGAGTCGGAACAGTTACAGGTTAAGAAAAAGTTAAGATTTGATGAATGCCTGACAAAAATAACTTTTTTTAGATAGCTCCCAAAAAAAATCTGGTGTTTTTAAATCATTTCCAAATAAAATCGATTGATCATTAAGCACTTGTAAATTTTACATAAAAACAGCCACTAGAGAGGGAAAAGCGGGAAAGTTTCCCTATATAGGCGCATCGCATTATGTTTTTCTCTAATAGTTATAGAAAAATTAAAGTGTATAAAGTTTTCTGAGATTCCTTAAAAAAAATCCGTAAATTATTTTGACAGAATAAAATATTTTCTATAATTGCAACTGGATGATATTGATTTACTAATTATTTGAGAGATGTCAAAGAAAGTGCTATATGAGTTAGAATTTCCGGTAAGGTGCTCACCCGGTATCCTGTATGAATTCTTGTCTACGCCCGCCGGATTGCAGGAGTGGTTCGCGGATAAAGTCGACTTCAGGGATAATGTTTTTTCCTTTTCCTGGAATGGCACTGCGGAGGAAGCTGAAGTACTGGAACAGGCTGAAGATGAATTCATCCGGCTTCATTGGACACATGCCCCCAAAGAAGAATATTTTGAGTTCCGCATACAAATTTCTGAAGTAACGAACGAAACCATCCTGGTGGTGAAAGACTTCGCAGAAAAGAAGGAAATCAAGGACCAAAGCCAGCTATGGGAATACCAGGTAAAAGACCTCTTCCATCGCATCGGGAACTAATTGCAACGTTTAACATGCAGCAAACTGAGCAGGGCTGCATAAGCCTCCGCTATTGCTGTTATTATTTCTCCCCATTGCTCCAGTGCAAAAGGTTTTGCCAGTTTAATGAAATCATGCCGGCCAACTAATCGTTTCCAGTCTTCAAAAGTCATTTCGCCTATGAGGGAATAGTTTCCATTTTCGAAATCATGCTCCCAGGGATCTTCCTGCACGTATACCTGAAACCCAGCCAAGGCCAGTTTTTCGTAACCGTTCACCAAAGCATCGCTGAAACGGACCTTTACCGTACCTGCCAGGTGCAGCGTACAACTAAAGTAATGCCCCCACCAGAACATCGTTCTGAAGGCAAATACAGCCGATTTATTGAAGTACCGCGGATAATCCAGCATTACCCAGGGCAGCTGTTTATACTGCTCTCCCTTCGAAATCTTACCTCCCTGTAACACCCACTCCGGATCAAAGGGAAAGTCAGTGGTCCGGTCATAAGCAGCCAACACTTCCTGTAACTGTCCCATCAACCCCATTACTTTGTCTATTGCGCTGTTTTTCAGCTCAATAACTGTCGGGCTGGACACAATGGCAGCTTCTGCTGGCGTCAAACAAAAATTTTCCATATAATTTAACGGTATTTTCAGGTGCTACTTACCATAGCTTTGTGAAATCATACTAACTTTACGGTTTAGTAGCTTTCCGATACTTTGCATATTTGTGAATAACCAAACGTTTAATCAGCAAAGTATACGAATATCGGGATTCCCATTTTTTTAATATAGCATTATCAGTGAAAAAACTCGACAAACTAATCATAAAAACTTTTCTGGGCCCCTTCGTTGCCACCTTCTTCGTAACCTTATTTGTACTGGTAATGCAGTTTCTCTGGAAGTACGTAGATGACCTGGTAGGTAAAGGCCTGGATACCGGCGTAATTATCCAGCTGATAGCCTATACCAGCGCCACCCTGGTAACGCTGGCGCTGCCACTGGCCGTGCTGCTTTCGTCTATCATGACTTTTGGTAACCTCGGGGAAAGTTTTGAACTGGTAGCGCTTAAATCTTCCGGTATCTCGCTGCTGCGTTTTATCCGCCCCCTGCTCTTCGTGTGCAGTATCATTGGCGTGCTGGCCTTTCTGTTTGCCAACTACGTGATTCCCGTAGCCAACCTGCAGGCCAAATCCCTGCTCTACGATATCACCAATTCCAAACCGGCATTTAACATCAAAGCCGGCGTTTTTTATCGCGATATTCCCAATTATACCATCAAGGTAGCCCAGAAAGATAAAGATAATCAGACCATTCATCAGGTGATGATATTTGACAATACTGCCGGCAGCGGCGGCGACAAAATTATCCTCGCCGAAAAAGGCCAGATGGTACTGACCGCCAACAAACGCTTTCTCTATTTCATCCTGGAAAATGGCTGGAGATATGAAGAACGCGGCAACCGGGGCTACACGGTTCCCGGCGACATGATAAGACTGGGCTTTAAAAAATACAGTAAGGCCTTTGACCTCAGCTCTTTCGCCTTCAACCGGCTGAACATGGACCTCTTTGCTTCCAACCAGCAGATGCTGAATGTACGCCAGCTGGATGTAGCCATCGATTCTCTCCAGAAGGTAGAAGCGCAATACAGTAAAACCGTTAATTCGTACGTGAGTACACGTTACCCATTCTATCGCTGGAAAGACACCGGTTGGGTAGCTACTGCCCCACCCCTGAAAACAAAAAACTTTGCCTCCGTCGTTCCTGAAAAGCACCTGCGCGCTGTAGTGGAAAGAGCAGAACAAAGTATCCGTGAAACCCAAAGTTCCCTGGAAAGTCCCACCCTGGAATTTGAAGACAAACACAATTCCATTCTCATGCACAAAGTAGAATGGCAACGTAAATTTACCCTCGCAGCGGCCTGCGTGGTGATGTTCCTCATTGGCGCCCCACTCGGCTCTATTATACGCAAAGGAGGCCTCGGTACACCATTGGTATTCGCGGTTATTTTCTTTGTAATTTTTAACGTGTTTTTCATGATTGGCGAAAAAATGGCCAGAAGCGGCGTGATGATGACCTGGTCGGGGATGTGGCTCTCAAACATAGTGCTGCTGCCGATTGCCGCTTTTTTAATTTATAAAGCCATGAATGATTCACAACTTTTTAATAAAGAGTATTATTTTCGTAGTATACAGAAAATGAAAAAGTTCTTGCAACGATTCAAGAAACAACCTACAATTTAAAAACGTACAGAATTGAAAACGCTGTTTACACTGTTCAGAAATAATCTTTATTTCTTCCTGCCCTTTCTGCTATGGCTTGCAGTGGGCGGGGTGTTGCTGGCAACCCACAGCCAAAGGGATTTATTCCTGAGCATCAACGGAGAACACTCCCACTGGGGAGATGTAATTGTGACCGGGTTAACTTACCTCGGTGATGGAATTATGTTTGGCGTAGTGCTGTTCCTCATGCTGGTCACGCAAAGGTTCAGATTGTTCTTCATTGGACTGGCCGTATTACTGTTGGTTACCCTGATTGTACAGGTAGCCAAACATTATTTCAATGCGCCCAGACCCATTATCTTTTTCGGAGATGAAGCATCTACCCTGGTACATACCGTGAAATGGGTGACTGTTCATTCCAGCTGCAGCTTCCCTTCCGGTCACTCCTCTGCGGCATTTGGCATGTTCAGTTTCCTGGCGCTTATTTCCAGCAATAAAAAACTGGGTATCGTATTTGTGCTGCTGGCCTTACTGGCAGGCTATTCCCGTATATATCTGGCACAGCACTTTTTTGCAGATGTATATGTGGGCAGTATTATTGGCACACTTAGCACCATTATTGTATATGGTTTCTTTAAATTCCGGGATACCAAAGGATCCCCGGAGTTATGTAGGGAGGCTTTGCTGAAAGCAAATACCTCCGCTGTGTAGAGAATTCACAGGTATTAGAAATAGTTGAATGACGGATTTGTGGGTAGATCTCCCGTATATCTACCTTACAAATCCGTTATTTATTATGGCTGGTCCTGTAGTGACAGATATTTAAAAAGACGGAATGAAATATTTATTGATTGCTTTGGTGGCTGCGTTGCTGTTCATACCTTTTCTGGGAGCTGTTCATTTGTTCGACTGGGATGAAATTAATTTTGCAGAAGCAGCCCGTGAAATGATTGTGTCGCACAACTATAGTCAGGTGCAGATTGACTTTAAACCCTTCTGGGAAAAACCGCCGTTGTTTATCTGGATGCAGGCGGGCAGTATGCTGTTATTTGGTGTCAACGAATTTGCAGCCCGTTTCCCGAATGCCATTATCGGTATCCTTACTTTATTGAGCTTGTATGGCATCGGCAAAAAATTATCAGATGATAAGTTGGGCTTATGGTGGGCATTGGTATATGCCGGATCCTGGCTGCCGCATTTTTATTTCAAGTCCGGTATTATTGATCCGGCATTTAACCTGTTTATTTTCGGAGCCGTTTATTTCGCCTATCGGATTGCCTTTAGCAACCAGCCGATGCGCATGGCCATTTTCAGCGGTACCAGCCTGGGTCTGGCTGTATTGACCAAAGGCCCCGTAGCCATACTGGTAGCACTACTCACCCTGCTGATCTATTGGATCTGGAATAAAGGTAAAACGGCGATCCGGCCGGCGCATCTGGGGCTCATTGCCTTGTTTGCCAGTCTGACTACCCTGCTTTGGTTCGGATATGAAATCGCACTGCATGGCTGGTGGTTCGTGAACGAATTCATTATCTACCAGATCCGGCTGTTAACCACAGCTGATGCCGGTCATGGCGGTCCGTTCTTCTATCATTGGATTGTGTTGCTGATCGGATGTTTTCCTGCCAGCACCTTCCTCTTCACAGCTTTTGAAGGCAGAAAAAAATCTATCTACCAGACGCCGCCCGCTCCTGAAATCAAGGATTTCAAAGTGTGGATGTGGGTATTATTCTGGGTGGTGCTGATCCTGTTTTCGCTGGTGAAAACCAAAATTGTGCATTACTCTTCGCTTTGTTACTTCCCGTTGTCTTTCCTGGCAGCATATCAGATCAACAAGTTATCAAGAGGTCGGCTGCGCCTGCGTGGCTGGCACATCGCCCTGTTGCTGGTAACCGGTTTACTGATAGGCAGCGCGCTTGTTTTGTTGCCGGTAGCTGGTATATATAAACACCTGCTCATTCCTCACATCGGGGATGCATTTGCAGTGGGCAACCTGCAGGCAGATGTATCGTGGGCACCTGGAGAAATGGCCTACGGTATCGCCTATATGATATTAATACTGGTGAGTGCGGGTCTGCTGCTACGCCGCAAAATTACAGGAGGGTTGTTATGTCTTTTCATCAGTACTATTCTGATGATTCAGGTAACAGTCGTACATTTTGTGCCGAAGATAGAACGGTATTCACAGGGAGCTGCCATTGATTTCTTCCGTTCTCTGCAGGGGAAAGATGTTTATGTGAAAGCACTCGACTATCATAGTTATGCCCAGCATTTTTATACCCGGGAACTTCCTCCTGCCAATCCGCAGTATTACCAGACCGATTGGTTACTGAATGGTGCAGTGGATAAGCCGGTATATTTCATCTGCCGTATTACAGACAGTGCGCCTTACCGTCAACATCCCAACCTCGAAGTCATCGGGGAAAAGAATGGGTTTGTATTTTTAAAACGCCGTACGGTACAGCCGTAATGTCAAAAAAAATGCATGATGCCGCAGGTGGTGGGTTTCCGCCTATACCTGTGGCATCATGCAGTTATCATGTAAGACCATCTTATACGATGGCAGCGTTATATCTTTTTTCTACTTCATCCCAGTTAATCACGTTCCAGAAAGCGTTGATATAATCCGGCCGTTTATTCTGGTACTTCAGATAGTAAGCGTGTTCCCACACATCCAGCGCCAGTATCGGCGTACCTCTTTGTTTCACAATATTTTGCATCAGCGGATTATCCTGATTAGGCGTATTGATAACGGCCAGTTTTTTACCGGGCGTTACAATCAACCAGGCCCATCCGGATCCGAACTGTGTTTTTGCCGCATCATTAAATTGCTGCTGGAATTGTTCCCATGATCCAAAAGCCTTGCTGATAAGCCCTTTCAGTTTATCAGACGGATTGGTTTTATTGGGAGAAAGCAAGGTCCAGAAGAGCGAATGGTTATAATGTCCACCGCCGTTATTGCGGATAGCATTATCTTTGTAGGTTATTCTACGCAGTATTTGCTCCAGTGTAAGGCTGGCAAAGGTGGTACCATTCACGGCATCATTCAGGTTTTTCACATATGCCGCGTGATGCTTATCATGATGGATTTCCATGGTTTGCCTGTCGATATTGGGTTCAAGGGCATCAAATGCATAAGGCAGTGCCGGCAATACAAAGGGAGCTTTAGGATCTGCCAGGAATGGTTTCGGGCTGAAACCAGTAGTAGCCAGGCTGCTTAAGGGAGCGCTTAAAACAGCCGCACCGGCAAGGCTGGTGAGTCTGAGAAATTCTCTTTTATTCATATTTAAATTTTTTTTATATACTAAAGAGGAGTTATAAAGATCGACGTAAACGGGGAAAAAAGCAACAAATATTACACCAGTCTGATTTAACAACGTGGTAGATAAAGCATCAGGGAAACGGGGAAAAATTTAGAGAAGCACTAATTTAATATCAAAATAAAGGCAAACTTTTACTTTCTTTTCTATTAAATTGCTATTTTACCTTATTTTCATGTGAATTATACACGCTATAATTGTGATTGATTTATAATTGCCAAACTTATTTATCCCGGGCTCTACAGGCAATAAAAGACAATAGTCTATTAACCCGCCAATGGCCAACGTAATAAATTAAGCGTGATAAATTAAATGCTGATTATATTTCATGATTTCATGCAGGTACTTTGTTGTAGCAAAGCATAACAGTTCACAACAACATTACATACAAATTGATATGTAATATAATCAAATCCAACGATATACTAAGACTACCTCGATAAAGCTGGAAAGTATGATACAAGCACATCTCAGGCAACAAAGAGACGAATCCAATGACTATCAGCCTGTTTTTTATGACCTGAGCCAGGAAAAAGACCATCAGGCCCTTGTGGCCTTGCTGGAAGCCCGGCCCTACATACGAATCAACGATAATATATATTCGCAGTTGCGTGAGTTGATGAAAATCAGGAATCCTACACAAAAGCTTACCCAGGAAGAGTCGGACGCAAAAATACAAGCCTATGTAGGCAACACACCACTTGAACAGTTTGGGATATGGGTATATTATCCCTGGAGTGACCGGGTAGTACACCTGGTAAATGAGGTAGATTTTATTGAATTACGCACCAGCAGGAATCAACATAAAATTACCGCAGCAGAAATAACATTACTCTCTACCAAAAAAGTAGGTATCGTAGGTTTATCCGTAGGACAATCAGCGGCACTGACCATTGCTATGGAACGTACCTGTGGCGAAATCAGGCTGGCAGATTTTGATAACCTGGAACTAACAAATATGAACCGCATCCGCTGCGGTGTGCATAATATCCAAACGAATAAAGTAATCATTGCAGCACGTGAAATAGCAGAAATAGACCCTTACATCCGGGTGAAATGTTACCCCGATGGCATGACAGAAAATAATCTGGAAGACTTTTTTCTGGAAGGCGGGAAACTGGATCTGTTTGTTGAAGAGTGTGATAGCGTAGATATAAAAATACTGAGCAGAATCAAAGCAAAGGAGTTAAAAATTCCGGTATTGATGGAAATGAGCGACCGGGGTATGCTGGATATTGAGCGGTTTGACCTGGAACCAGACAGACCTTTGCTCCACGGATTGATTCCTGAAGTAGATATTTCCACCCTGAAAGGTCTGACAGATGCGGAAAAATTACCCATTTTCAGTCCTATGCTGGCATTAGATAAGGTTTCTTCCCGTATGAAATTTTCACTGGGCGAAATCGGCAAAACAATTACCACATGGCCCCAATTAGCATCTGCGGTTGTACTGGGAGGTGCTATTATTGGAGATACCTGTCGCCGGGTATTACTGGATCAGCTAAAGAGTTCAGGCAGATATTACATAGATTTTGAGCAGTTGATTGTTTAACAGACTTATGCCTTTTATAAGCGCTATTCCGTAATGTCATGATTAATGTAAGGGTATTTAGGGCACCGGCTGACCCTGAGGCTTGCCTGAGGTTTTACAACGGTCACCTCAGGTTGCTGGAGATATACTTCGGTATTGCCCAGGTAACATCCGGTAGTGCAGATTGGATGCAACATGAAAATACAATTGTAATAATTGTTGAGGACGAAACACGTACCAAAACTTACGGGGGAGCGCGTGTACAGATAGCAGACGGCTTATTGCCACTGCCCATTGAAACAGCAATAGGCAAATATGATCCTAAAATATACTCTTATGTAAAAAATGGCAGCGCGGAGATCTGCGGCATGTGGAACTCAAAGGAGGTTGCCGGAATGGGTATCGGTAGTCAGGTACTGGCCCGCGTAGGCGTAGTACTGGCCGCCCAGCTACCTATCGATATTTTTCATGTGTTGTGTGCGCCGATTACTACCCGTGTAGGCAAACGCGTTGGATTCGTTATCGATGAATCACTGGGTAATAAAGGCACTTTTTTTTATCCGAAAGACGATTTCCTGGCTACCGCCATGGTTATCAATGATTGCTATAACCTGGATCATGCTGATCCCAAAGAAAAATTACTGATTGCCGACTTACGTGAAAATCTGGTACAAACAAAAGTAGAAGTGGGTCCCAAAGGTACCTATGAGGTAAATTATAATCTTAAAATTCCGACCCTTACCCCTTCTGCTACGCTTAAGTAATACGATCTTTGCCAACAATTAAGCTACCGGTAATTACCAGAAAACATATACATTTAAACAATATAATTTCGTTGAGATGTTGTCCAGAATAATTGCATTATGGTCAATCTTTGCCTTGTCACTTCTATTTACTGTAACGGTAACGGCCCAACCCATTCTCTATAATGGCGGCAAAACCCTGTTACAAATCGGTGGCAACCTGGAACTATACACAGACAAGACCAATACCCTCGAGCTGGCGGCAGTAAAACAACAACCCTTTAAACTATCCAGCCAGGATGTACCCAACCTGCAAATCACCCCTTATACGCAATGGGCCCGGTTTTCCGTTTTCAATAACTCTCAGCAGCAACACCTGATACTGGAAGTGGAATATCCTATCATAGACGATATCACCCTCTATGAAATACTGCCGGATGGCAGCACCCAAAGCAAACGCCTGGGTGAATTCACGTCTTACAAAAACCGGGGATACGATCACCAGAATTATCAGTTTGAGCTGAACATTCCTACTGGTACCACCCGGGAATACTATATGAAGGTAAAAGCAGGCGAACAACTGCAACTGCCGGTTTACCTCAGTGCACCGGAGCTGATCTCTGAAAAAAACAACCGACGGGAACTTATTTTCGGTATATACATTGGCGTTATCTTCGCCATGGCCTTTTATAATCTCTTCATCTATATATCCACACGGGATAACAGCTACCTGATTTATGTGAGTTATATTATCTGCGTAGGACTTACGCAGGCTACCCTCCAGGGTTATTCGTTCCGCTTTCTTTATCCGGACAGTCCCTGGCTGGCCATGCACGCCACAGTACTGGTACCCATATTCAACGGACTTACGGCCTTGTTCTTTATACAAAAGTTCCTGCATACCAAACAGAATTTCCCACTGGGGCATACGCTGATCAATATTGGGATCTGGCTGTATCTCCTGTGTTTTATTCCGACGTTCCTGGATATGTATACCTATGCACAGATTCTCGTACAGCTGGATGCTTTCCTGGCCGCAGTACTGGCCTTTGTAGTGGGTTACGGGGTAAGCCTGAAAGGCGTCAGTGCTGCCCGCTTCTTCCTGGTGGCATGGTCGATATTCCTGGTCAGCATCTTTGTATTTGTATTGCGCAATTTTAATGTATTGCCTTACAACAACTTCACCTTCTATGCCCTGCAAATAGGCTCCGGCCTGGAAGTACTGCTGCTGTCCTTTGCCCTGGCCCATAAAATAAACGTGTTCAAGGCAGAAAAGGAACATTCCCAGCAGCTGGCACTGACCATCTCCCTGGAGAATGAAAGACTGGTAAGAGAACAGAATATCATCCTCGAAAGCAAAGTAAAAGACCGTACAGAAGACCTCCAGGCCACCAACCTGGAACTCAACAATGCGTTGAACGACCTGAAAGACACACAAACACGACTGGTGGAAAAAGAAAAAATGGCATCCCTGGGTCAGCTGACCGCCGGTATTGCGCACGAAATCAACAATCCGATCAACTTCGTTACCTCCAACATCAAGCCGCTGAAAATGGATATCGCGGATCTCAGCGAATTGCTGAACCGTTACGACGAACTGGCTACCAGCACAGATATTCCTAAATCACTGGCGGGTATTGAAGCATTCAAAAAAGAAATTGATATCGATTATATACACGAAGAAATCTCCTCCCTTATCAAAGGCATCGAAGACGGCGCCACCCGTACGGCAGAAATTGTGAAAGGGCTACGTACGTTCAGCCGCCTGGATGAAAGTGAAGTGAAATCCATCGATATACACGAAGGGCTGGACTCTACATTGGTACTATTACGCAACGCGATCCCTCCGTACGTAAATATTGTCCGGGATTATTCATCTCTCCCCAAAATAGAATGTTATGCAGGGAAAATGAACCAGGTATTCATGAACATCTTTTCCAATGCACTGAATGCCATTATAAGCAAGCCAACACATCACGACGAGTTCATTTCCATCCATACCCGGCAGGAAAACGATAACATCGTTATTACCATCAAAGACACGGGTATCGGTATGTCGCAGGCTGTCAAGGAAAAAATATTTGACCCTTTTTTCACCACCAAAGATGTGGGAGAAGGCACCGGGCTGGGATTATCTATTGTATTCAGTATTATAGAAAAACATAAAGGTAAGATCATCGTGAATTCAGCGCCCGGAGAAGGAGCGGAATTTATTATATATTTACCCTTCAATATCACAACACACTTATCCTAATTTACCATAAGCTCTTTTGATGAAAGAAAACCGCATAAAAATATTATATATTGATGATGAGATTCATAACCTGAATGCGTTTAAAGCAAGCTTTCGCAGAAGTTATGAAATCTATACGGCGACTTCTGCACAGGAGGGTAAAGTGCTGTTAAAGGAGATCAATGTGCACATTATCATAGCGGATCAAAAAATGCCGGTATCTACCGGGGTGGAATTCTTTCATGAAATAAAGGATACCCTTCCGGAACCCATGCGTATTCTGCTGACCGGTTATACAGATGTGGATGATATTATTGATGCTATTAACAAGGGCCATATTTACTCCTATGTCAAAAAACCCTGGGATGAAAATGAGCTGCATAAAACCATTAATAACGCATATGAAATATACCGTACCCGCAAACAGCTACAGGAAAAAATAGAAGAGCTGGAGAAAACCAACGATGAGCTGAACCGCTTTATCTACTCCACCTCACATGACCTGCGGTCGCCGCTGATGTCTGTACTGGGTATCATTAACCTGTCGCGGTTAGACAATTCAGTTGTAGACCCCAATGGTT
Coding sequences within:
- a CDS encoding sensor histidine kinase, with the translated sequence MSLLFTVTVTAQPILYNGGKTLLQIGGNLELYTDKTNTLELAAVKQQPFKLSSQDVPNLQITPYTQWARFSVFNNSQQQHLILEVEYPIIDDITLYEILPDGSTQSKRLGEFTSYKNRGYDHQNYQFELNIPTGTTREYYMKVKAGEQLQLPVYLSAPELISEKNNRRELIFGIYIGVIFAMAFYNLFIYISTRDNSYLIYVSYIICVGLTQATLQGYSFRFLYPDSPWLAMHATVLVPIFNGLTALFFIQKFLHTKQNFPLGHTLINIGIWLYLLCFIPTFLDMYTYAQILVQLDAFLAAVLAFVVGYGVSLKGVSAARFFLVAWSIFLVSIFVFVLRNFNVLPYNNFTFYALQIGSGLEVLLLSFALAHKINVFKAEKEHSQQLALTISLENERLVREQNIILESKVKDRTEDLQATNLELNNALNDLKDTQTRLVEKEKMASLGQLTAGIAHEINNPINFVTSNIKPLKMDIADLSELLNRYDELATSTDIPKSLAGIEAFKKEIDIDYIHEEISSLIKGIEDGATRTAEIVKGLRTFSRLDESEVKSIDIHEGLDSTLVLLRNAIPPYVNIVRDYSSLPKIECYAGKMNQVFMNIFSNALNAIISKPTHHDEFISIHTRQENDNIVITIKDTGIGMSQAVKEKIFDPFFTTKDVGEGTGLGLSIVFSIIEKHKGKIIVNSAPGEGAEFIIYLPFNITTHLS
- a CDS encoding START-like domain-containing protein is translated as MSKKVLYELEFPVRCSPGILYEFLSTPAGLQEWFADKVDFRDNVFSFSWNGTAEEAEVLEQAEDEFIRLHWTHAPKEEYFEFRIQISEVTNETILVVKDFAEKKEIKDQSQLWEYQVKDLFHRIGN
- a CDS encoding ArnT family glycosyltransferase, with product MKYLLIALVAALLFIPFLGAVHLFDWDEINFAEAAREMIVSHNYSQVQIDFKPFWEKPPLFIWMQAGSMLLFGVNEFAARFPNAIIGILTLLSLYGIGKKLSDDKLGLWWALVYAGSWLPHFYFKSGIIDPAFNLFIFGAVYFAYRIAFSNQPMRMAIFSGTSLGLAVLTKGPVAILVALLTLLIYWIWNKGKTAIRPAHLGLIALFASLTTLLWFGYEIALHGWWFVNEFIIYQIRLLTTADAGHGGPFFYHWIVLLIGCFPASTFLFTAFEGRKKSIYQTPPAPEIKDFKVWMWVLFWVVLILFSLVKTKIVHYSSLCYFPLSFLAAYQINKLSRGRLRLRGWHIALLLVTGLLIGSALVLLPVAGIYKHLLIPHIGDAFAVGNLQADVSWAPGEMAYGIAYMILILVSAGLLLRRKITGGLLCLFISTILMIQVTVVHFVPKIERYSQGAAIDFFRSLQGKDVYVKALDYHSYAQHFYTRELPPANPQYYQTDWLLNGAVDKPVYFICRITDSAPYRQHPNLEVIGEKNGFVFLKRRTVQP
- a CDS encoding superoxide dismutase — encoded protein: MNKREFLRLTSLAGAAVLSAPLSSLATTGFSPKPFLADPKAPFVLPALPYAFDALEPNIDRQTMEIHHDKHHAAYVKNLNDAVNGTTFASLTLEQILRRITYKDNAIRNNGGGHYNHSLFWTLLSPNKTNPSDKLKGLISKAFGSWEQFQQQFNDAAKTQFGSGWAWLIVTPGKKLAVINTPNQDNPLMQNIVKQRGTPILALDVWEHAYYLKYQNKRPDYINAFWNVINWDEVEKRYNAAIV
- a CDS encoding phosphatase PAP2 family protein yields the protein MKTLFTLFRNNLYFFLPFLLWLAVGGVLLATHSQRDLFLSINGEHSHWGDVIVTGLTYLGDGIMFGVVLFLMLVTQRFRLFFIGLAVLLLVTLIVQVAKHYFNAPRPIIFFGDEASTLVHTVKWVTVHSSCSFPSGHSSAAFGMFSFLALISSNKKLGIVFVLLALLAGYSRIYLAQHFFADVYVGSIIGTLSTIIVYGFFKFRDTKGSPELCREALLKANTSAV
- a CDS encoding LptF/LptG family permease, which codes for MKKLDKLIIKTFLGPFVATFFVTLFVLVMQFLWKYVDDLVGKGLDTGVIIQLIAYTSATLVTLALPLAVLLSSIMTFGNLGESFELVALKSSGISLLRFIRPLLFVCSIIGVLAFLFANYVIPVANLQAKSLLYDITNSKPAFNIKAGVFYRDIPNYTIKVAQKDKDNQTIHQVMIFDNTAGSGGDKIILAEKGQMVLTANKRFLYFILENGWRYEERGNRGYTVPGDMIRLGFKKYSKAFDLSSFAFNRLNMDLFASNQQMLNVRQLDVAIDSLQKVEAQYSKTVNSYVSTRYPFYRWKDTGWVATAPPLKTKNFASVVPEKHLRAVVERAEQSIRETQSSLESPTLEFEDKHNSILMHKVEWQRKFTLAAACVVMFLIGAPLGSIIRKGGLGTPLVFAVIFFVIFNVFFMIGEKMARSGVMMTWSGMWLSNIVLLPIAAFLIYKAMNDSQLFNKEYYFRSIQKMKKFLQRFKKQPTI
- a CDS encoding ThiF family adenylyltransferase, with amino-acid sequence MIQAHLRQQRDESNDYQPVFYDLSQEKDHQALVALLEARPYIRINDNIYSQLRELMKIRNPTQKLTQEESDAKIQAYVGNTPLEQFGIWVYYPWSDRVVHLVNEVDFIELRTSRNQHKITAAEITLLSTKKVGIVGLSVGQSAALTIAMERTCGEIRLADFDNLELTNMNRIRCGVHNIQTNKVIIAAREIAEIDPYIRVKCYPDGMTENNLEDFFLEGGKLDLFVEECDSVDIKILSRIKAKELKIPVLMEMSDRGMLDIERFDLEPDRPLLHGLIPEVDISTLKGLTDAEKLPIFSPMLALDKVSSRMKFSLGEIGKTITTWPQLASAVVLGGAIIGDTCRRVLLDQLKSSGRYYIDFEQLIV